The nucleotide window TCTGTCagaatggtgataggtgtattGGTTTTCTCTTCTTTTAAAATCAGATCTGGATGTTTATGCATTCCCAGCAGGTATTCCAAGAAACCCTCTGGAATGCTGTGGGCCAACAGAACTGTACAGGGGGCAAGGCGAGGGCCATTATTGTATTACTACTGACTGGAGGAGTGTGCAGTGTGGAGTACTGTTCTGAGTCATCAAACTTTATACACTTTTTTAATCACAATTGTTAGAGCTGTTGCATTAGTGTGAAATTAATGTGAAACACATAACCGTTTGCATTGTTTATTATATTGGAATACTTTTGATGTTGGTAGTAACTACAAAAATTACAGGAGGCTGTCTGAATGTCAGAGGACTATGGCAAAGTCACGAGGTCTTATGAATGTGATCTTTTTATAGCAACAACATGAGGCACCAAGTTCATTTTTACCTTCGATCTTTGCTCTGCACTGATATTATTTATGAGAAGCTGTAAATTAGAGGACCTTGCTGCTAATGTCACCACAACTTGCTCACAGTTCAAATTCCAAAACTGGACATCTGGGCAAGATGCCTTTAGATTCAACTGCTCTACAGGAACCAATGGAAATACTGATACAACATTCCTCACTTTGGACTGTATATACTGATCCCGGTTTCGATGTTGATATGAGtaggttttttgggggggggttttgACCAGAGGAAGTTGAGACAGGCCGGGCAGTGgcgtttttgtgtttatgtgtgtgtttagcagaaTGGGACCATGCTGCATCTAGAGCGTGGTCCTTTTGTGCTCAGGGCCTGGCGGTGGGGAGAGCGCACGCTCACTTTCTAGCTCTTTCAGTGGGTAACGACAGGATGCAAACATGCCCACCATTCTTTTATTGTGCTTTTCGCAGACAGTGAGAGATTAACAGCTCACACCTCTGCTCTCTTCCAGGCGCCAAGAGACTAACAGGAGACTGAAAAATGTAAGTACCTGTGCTGCTTAATATTTGTGTCTGAGCTGTGGTTTGATAGgcagacctgttttttttttaactgagcaCTACCTGTGCACTATAGAGGTTCATGTGAAACCCCCTACCCCCACCACCCAGCATTTCTTTCATTCCAACCTTCAGCACTTCCAATCTGCTGCATGCATGACTAGGTTGCTTGCGGTCACCTGATTGAAATTAAGCAAGAGTTGGAATGGAAACATTCAGTCCGGGGGGTCTCCCAGGAACAAGGGAAGTTGTTGTGAAGTGACTGATAAGGTATACATTGTTTAAAGTTGGATGAGTTAGAAGGTAATTTCTTTTTACCAAAGACATATCATTTAACCCCAAACAGCAGAACTAATGTAGGACCAAGCGGATAGTATTGTGGAGATTTAGCCTTGAAAATGAATTTCgattttgtcacatttttcaaTGGTGCATTTGTATACCTATACTGGAGACTTTAAGCTGGTACAGGACCGCAAAGAAATCATTATCAAATGTTTTTCTAAAGTAGCTCTCACCTAATTAATTCATGTGCAAATAATCAAAATTGAAATCCTATTTTGCTAAGGTACCATAGACGAAAAGAATGACAAGACTAACATTTACTTGCCTCAAGCTTTGCAACTGGAGGACATAAATCAGACACAAACCGACATTTCACTAGCTTGTATTTTTGCAAGTTTGAATCAtagatctattttttttttcttgcaggttTTAATAACCCTCTTCTGGCTTGGTAAAAAAGCACAGATCGACCCTGTATATGATGGACCATACCTAAGCCCAAGGGCTTTTGAAGGATTATTGGGTGTAACACTTACTGAAGTAAGTAGCATCACAATAATGGTTAAACCGCGCAGCATATTAACATTTCTGCTTTATCTCTGTATACAGGTTAGGTGTATAATCCTTTGTAAAATTAGCAAACTTGGCATGTCAATCCTCTCTGGTATTTGAATTATGCTTTATGTGACCTCAGACAACCACAGGTCATTAAGAATAAGTCATAAGCCCTTCATTCATATGAGTATTTTTATCACAATTGGTCTCCGTATTTCAGTCTGGTTTGTGGTTGAAAACACAAACCAGTATTTATTCACCTGTGACAAACCAGTAGGCTTCTGGTCCTTTATAGTCTAGTGTAGACTGAGGGCGTGGGGTGAGTGTAAACCCCATCCTGTCACTACATCACAAAGTCCCATCTCCTCTCTTGCTTCTCAGTTTCCCATCAATTGTTCATGGGGCCGTCTgcagacatcacaaacacaatCTCTGTTGTAGTCATCTctagaccacgcccactacaaaaccaaacatgcagatagattcaATAATTCTGACTGGTGAACTAGTGACTTCTGATATTCACAGAATTTTTCAATGTTCTATGTCTCATATAGCACCTCAAAAATATTCCCAAAAAATCTAGTCCCGTGcatatatttttgacaagatATCAGATGACAACTCGTGTTTTACTGGAATTTGTCctttgtgggtgtgtgagatttgtgCAGAGGAGCTGAGTGTGTGAGTCCAGTATGCCTCCGTCTGCACGGTGTCCATCTAACACACACGCTCTATGTTCCCCGCAGGCGTTAGAGTTGTCTGCATCTCTTAGGGGCAGCATAAGAGACAGTGGCTTTGCCGACGGCTGGtacacagacagagaaaacgTTTGCACGGCTACGCGACACAGGAGAGAGGACTCGCTGGACAGCCTAGACTCGGTGGGGTCCAGGTCTCACAGCACATCTTCAGAAAACACACTTAAAGGCAGTAGCGAAGGTGAGTTAACAattctttatttactttttccaCACTTCGTACAAGTATGGAAAAACTCACTTTAAGAATTCTGCTATTTTTTGTATAACCTGTATACATTGTATACCATAATGTACTTCAAAATCATGAGTTTCTGTAATGTCACGAAAGGTCTTCAATGTTCAAAACGAATGTGTTGTGCCCCCTAGTGGACTGACAATTAAACTGTTCACTGATGACACCAGTGAAGGCAATTAATGTGCCTCTCTGTCTGCTCCTGCTAACAGTGGTTTCATTGATCCACTCAGCATTGCTGTCATACAGTATATACCCTGAGAACCAGCACCATGAGCACAACATAATACGCcctgtataaaaatatacagaatgccttattgtgtgttttaacaGCGCAATCAAATTCATTTGAAATCTTCTGATGCTGGTTCAAACGGAGCCCCAGTGGCTCAAATTTAATGGAGAAGTAAAAAACAGAAAGCGACTTGTGAATTGTCCACAGGCCATCTCACAGTGTGACCACCACAGTGAGACATTCCTGGGAGCATTACACCGCACTGCAATTTAGACTATTTCCTATCCCTCTGTCAATCTGTTGCTGTTCACTTTACAGTGTTTATATGTTCTTCTTTTTggataaaaaaatcacttctgTAATGCACTTTTTCACTTAGGCTTTGAGAGTGATTTAGAAGCCGATTTTGGCATCAAGATGACGGACAGCAAAGACATCAGCTATCGTCGGTCTCTCGTAATCACGCCCAAGGCCACGGCCCAGTTCAACCAGTTTCTTCCCAGCAAAGACAAGCAGGCGGGGTACATACCAGCTCCGCTGAGAAAGAAGCGCGCCGAGCGCCAAGATGATGTCAGAACAGAACAGGCCAGCACCTTCTCCAGGTAATGCAGTCCTACATAACTGTCAGAACTGTCGTGATTATGGGTATTTTAACTCTTCTTTAGTGAAAAGTTTCACTGTATGTAACCATATCATTGGTCATCCAAGTCATTGGATGCCATTATTCATAGCTTGCTTCTAGGTGGATTAGTTTCTTTCTCACTGGAAGGAAACTAAGGCTCCGTACTCACTGTCATGCTAGTTCCGCTCTTTTTGAATTCTGAAGTCAGAGCTGTGTGACATGCCCAAGAGTGAGTCACCCATCCCTTCTTGCTTTCTGTGAATGTTATGCATTTCTGACTACCGATCTTAGCAACAACAGATTAGAAGTCACCCCCTCTCCCAGCAGTGGGCGGTATTCGCAGAATTCCCTCACGGACGTGCACCTGCAGTGGGCATGCGATTACGAGAGCGGCAGCGACTCGGAAACCGAGAGACCAGACCCTGACCTGGTGCTGGATGACCTGGCCAGCCGCAGGTTCCACAGTCCCTCCCCTGTTCCACCGACCAACTTTGCCGTGCCCATGAGCCCGCTggaggccacaactgccccacgCGCCACCTGGTCACAGGTCACAGCACCTAACATACAGCGGCAGACCCTGAGATATCTCAGGTCAGCGACCTGCTGGGCCGAAAGCTTCTGTTTGCCTTTCTGTTGCTGTGGAGAGTCTCCCATCATGGTTCATACCAAACTCTAACTCACATGCTACCGCTAACATTTTTTCCAATTTTCCTTTATTTGTTTGcctgagtgttttttttcatttggttCATTGTGGATACTGGAATGGTAaagtttattgcatttttttcattgtttgggAAATGCAGTTTGCTTTGGTCCATTTGGTTTGCCTTTTTGTGCTTGAGCATGAACAGCAGGATACTATTTACTATGGTTAGTGATTTGATGTGGTTGACAAGGCCGTGGCACTCATTTGATTGGCTGTCTCTTGAGCAGCAGTGCGCCGCAGTCTCCCGAACGGGCCCTTGTGGAGCCTGCTTCCAGGAGACCCGCCTCAGCTGAGGTCTTATTCTATGACGACTCGGAGGATGACGATGATGAGGTGGGCTATGCTGATCCCGTCCAGGACGATCTGTATACACGCAAGGTGGGCATGGCTCTGCAGCCCACTAATATGGCCTATGACAAGTTCCTGCCCAAGTACTGGACTCCGGAGGAAGAGGCACATGTGCAGAAGATCAAACTTGGATCCCAACGCCGGCCTTGGTATCGCAAGATCCAAGGCTTCAGGTCTGTTTAGCACAGACAAGCCACAAAACGTTCCTCACTCTATAGCACTCTGTAAATATAGGATAGCCTGACTGAAACAGCCATTTATTTAGCAAATAACACCTTGTTCACCACAAGCTATACCTATAATTCTCCTACTGTCTATTACACTCCAACTTGTGGTTATGCATTCAGTTCTTATGTCACATTCTTACTTCATCGGGGCTCCAGACTGCAACTAATTTCAGTTTGTTCAACTGAGACTGCTTCTTTCATATACATATTACTGGCTTCAATAAAAAATtcagattaaaatatatatcaaatataaaGTCTCAAGTCATTGTCAGTCTTGGCAAGTTACAGCTTTCCATGGCATTTATTTTTGAAACAACAATTCATTGTGACCAAATGAGAAAGCTAGTAGCACCAGTTTTACCAGTGGAACAGTTAGTCTGGAGTCCTGTCTTTTGTGTTAGCAGCGGGATTTAATTTTTCTCCCATCTTCATGGTTTCTGTTTTCTGACCCCTCttattctctcttttcttcctcctggTCTCTCCGCTGCCTTCCTCCCTTCTGCAACCCACCTTCTGTGGCAGTAGCTGTAAGAAGGCAGGCTCCAACAACAACGACTCAGCCCGCAACGTCAATCCCTGGCTTACGTCTCCCTCACCTGCGTACTTTCCGTCTGCCACCGCCCGCGTTCGCCAACACCCGCCTACTCCTTCTGCGGCCCAAAGGTCCTTACCACAGCCCAGCACGCAGTAGAGCTGGGACTCGACAGCAGCTCTCTCCTCTGAAACTAAACTTTGTTCCAGCCGAACTAACATCCCCTAACATGCATTGCTGATGAAAATGACTGATAATGATCCACTTTTAACTAATACAATATCCCAATATCGTATTAGGATAGGCTAAGGGATTGGGATGGACTAAAGAGTGATGTTtgagtttttttcccccgttgTTTACTGCTTCATCTCCTGTTCTGTGTCTCTCTGATTCACCTGCATGCCCTTACAATCCTTCTCTGCTCTTCTTTCCCCTTGCTTACCTGCAGTCCTCCTcgcacacagccacacactctCCCACAGCCCGGCGCAGCGCCCTTATTAGTCTGCGCCCCGGATGCCTTTCCCCGGCCTGACCCGTCCTCGGGGCCCAAACTCTTTAAGTGCGAGAAGCACCGCCTCTTTGGCCGTCCCCATGACCCGTATGATGATGCTGCCGACGTTCTACCTGACCTGGAGAACGACGATATGTTCGCACGCCGTACGAATGCTTTCCATTCCACCGTAGACCTGCAGAAGTTGGATTATAGAGAGTACTCGGCCCCCTGGCACCGCTCTGAGCCCCAAATCACTATTGTCATTCAGCGTGGCAGCAAGGAATACCCTGACATAGAGAAGGATGACCTGGTCTACCGCAAGGCCAACCTCCAACAAGACCAGCGTCCCCTTTCCGGAGCCCCTGACATTTACAACGCTATCCCTGTCCCCACACCCTGGGAGCTGCCAGACAAACTACAGTCCAGGCTGCTGTGCACCCCATGCCCTCCCACCCAGGAAGCAGGAAATGAGCCTGTGCAGCATTGTGCCTCTGATAACATGCTGTGCAGGAAGCTTGGAGCAGCACACCTCCAGGCCTCAGGATCCCACTCTGGGTCAAAACAGAGCACCCTTAGCAGAGGTCCCACTGTGCCGTCATTGGTCAGCGAAGAGGACATTGCTAAGTGGCAGACCATCAGAGAGGCCAGTCAACTGAGATACAAGAAGAGGCTGATGGTGGAGAGGTTAGGCTTTTAGAGCATGCCGACGTGAACTCAGTCCTCTCGctcgttctgtgtgtgtgtgtgtgtgtgtgtgtgtgtgtgtgtgtgtgtgtgtgtgtgtgtgtgtgtgtgtgtgtgtacagatatGCAAATAAGGCTGGAGTTTTCACTGCATGGCATATGAATGACATGGTTGGAGATTTGAGTCAATTTCTTCCTCAAAGAATGTTGTGACAATTTTCTTTTCCTCACATGGTGTAATGACTGAGTTGGAAGGAGGAActtgtaaagtgtgtgtaaagcagtacAAAATTGTGTTCTTAACCATCCAGCCACAGCATAGTTTTATAAATCATGAAAACAATGAGCTCAATTCTCTGTTCAGAATCGCTGCAGACTTATCTTTTGAAGGTGTTCAAACCACAAACCTTTCATAAGTGTTTTTGCAACTTAGCAACAGTATTAGTAACTATCAGTTAACAGTTCGTGAACAGTTCTGTAAATTCTGGCATTTAAGGATGCAATTGCAGTACAAAGGCATAGCCGGTTTGCAATCTCTAACATAATGCATCAGGCAATAGAACAGGAGAATGACTGAGGCCAATGTGATCTGGCATTTAAAGTCCTCTGGTTGGGTTCATGTTAGGCAGTGGCCCACCCCAAAAATCCTGAGCGCCACATTGATTCAGTGCTACAGATTTAAGAGTTTGTATAAAGCATTTACAAATTACTTTCTGATTTGTGCAGCTCAACCAAAGTCTTaagattattttacattttctcacAGTCTTAGGTTGTCTTTTGTGCTGGATATATGTagtataattatttctgacttttTCCTCCTCATAAATTTGTGTTTGCACTACTTTATTTGATGAAACAAAGCATGACAGCTGCTACATGACATTTGGCAAAACGCATGAATACAGTAATTTCAGACACAAAAGAGTTtgctcttcttttcctccttgagcctcaatttttattttgtgtgtgagttGCATTGTACTTTTTTGCTGAATAAAAGGAAAATGACTGACTGCTGCTATGTACTGCACTTGTCATGGATCTCTTTGATTATACGAAACCTCAGCCGTGCCCCCACAGAGCTCAAGACAGGTGACTTTGTGCTCCTTTCACTCCGGTGGGTTCACACCGAACTGAGGGGACGGGAGCATGGAGAATAGAAAGCTGTGGTAATATCTACAAATAGCTTAACAGTGAGACACATGCATGTACGAAGAGGTGATCCGCCTCTGCCCGAAATTCCACACGGTTGTATGATTGTGTACCCATGGTGACATCtgaatacacaaacacactttcttCCCAGCACAAGCGAAGTGGGTGCTTTTGACATTATTTGCTTTGGGCCTGGCAGTGAGatttttattagcattttacGCCACACTTGGCACTTTCCAGTGACATCATTCTACCTTTAGaccacataattttttttctacagctAACACTAGGCCGACTGGACATGATCTGGGACATGTTCTCACCCTTTGATTTTTGGAGCAATGCCTGGGTGTTACTTAAAACTCTGATGTGGACCAGTGTGGTCATGTTCTTTGCCTGTGCTACACTGATGCCCCACAGTGGATAATCTGCCCAAATGTGACTAggtgtttggtttgtgtttggttttCTTTGGTGTACCCTAGACTGTTGCAGCGGAGCTCTGATAGCGATGGGTGAGTTGACGTCTGGTCAGGAATCTGTTTGCTTGTTGACTCGTTTGCCCCCCtagccaccccccaccccaaccacCTCCACCCCTGCTTTTGTTGTTGATGTGTTGCGCACTCACACACTGCCCACTACATGCTGACCTTAGCATTGCTTCGCTTCGCTGTAGTGCAGAGCTTTTCACAGCAGAACATAATGAATTGAAGAAATGTGCAAACGGTGCTGGGTTATCAACCCAGACATTTTATCACCACAccgtgtgggtttgtgtgtatgtatcagAGTGAGCATTCAAAGCTGCCTGCGCACTTGCTCTGTGCATTTTTACCAGAGGTTGTCCATTTTTATAGGTGAGTGGTGTTATTGCAGTGATCctccaaagtttttttttttttgcacgctgATGTGTACCATGGCAGAGTTTGTTACACTAACTCTAATCTCTGATCTAATCTTGTGTTTAGTCTATCCTCTGGGATGAATTGTGAGTGTTGTGCATTCATGTATACCTTGACATCATGGTTCCAATATGATAATATGGTCCCATATTGTCATTTGAGACGTTTTCTGCACCCTTGGTGTATTTAACCTTGACTACTTATGACATTTCTCAGGAGTAAATCATTGAGCGACATCCTGACAGATGAAACACCCACTATGATGCAACAGGTGCGTTTTGAGGACCTGCAGAAGATGCGCACTATGATCAAGGAGAGTGAAGACAAGTGGCAGGATGTGAGTATTTCATTGCTGGGGTAACATGGGGGTCTTGCCAGATATCCTAGATTCAGAAACTGTATTTTGAAATTACAGATGTTTGATTTGATCATCATAAGCCAGAGTTGTTAATATCCTAGAAGAGTGACCAGCTATCATGCAAATTatatctacagggagtgcagaattattaggcaaatgagtattttgtccacatcatcctcttcatgcatgttgtcttactccaagctgtataggctcgaagcctactaccaattaagcatattaggtgatgtgcatctctgtaatgagaaggggtgtggtctaatgacatcaacaccctatatcaggtgtgcataattattaggcaacttcctttcctttggcaaaatgggtcaaaagaaggacttgacaggctcagtaaaaaagtaaaaaatagtgagatatcttgcagagggatgcagcactcttaaaattgcaaagcttctgaagcgtgatcatcgaacaatcaagcatttcattcaaaatagtcaacagggttgcaagaagcgtgtggaaaaaccaaggcgcaaaataaatgcccatgaactgagaaaagtcaagcgtgcagctgccaagatgccacttgacaccagtttggccatattttagagctgcaacatcactggagtgcccgaaagcacaaggtgtgcaatactcagagacatggccaaggtaagaaaggctgaaagacgaccaccaccgaacaagacacacaagctgaaacgtcaagactgggccaagaaatatctcaagactgatttttctaaggttttatggactgatgaaatgagagtgagtcttgatgggccagatggatgggcccgtggctggattggtaaagggcagagagctccagtccgcaaggtggaggtggagtactggtttgggctggtatcatgaaagatgagcttgtggggccttttcgggttgaggatggagtcaagctcaactcccagtcctactgccagtttctggaagacaccttcaagcagtggtaaaggaagaagtctgcatccttcaagaaaaacatgattttcatgcaggacaatgctccatcacacgcgtccaagtactccacagtgtggctggcaagaaagggtataaaagaagaaaaactaatgacatggcctccttgttcacctgatctgaaccccattgagaacctgtggtccatcatcaaatgtgagatttacaaggatggaaaacagtacacctctctgaacagtgtctgggaggctgtggttgctgctgcacacaatgttgatggtgaacagatcaaaacactgacagatggcaggcttttgagtgtccttgcaaagaaaggtggctatattggtcgctgatttgtttttgttttgtttttgaatgtcagaaatgtatatttgtgaatgtggagatgttatattggtttcactggtaaaaataaataattgaaatgggtatatatttgttttttgttaagttgcctaataattatgcacagtaatagtcacctgcacacacagatatccccctaaaatagctaaaaataaaaacaaactaaaaactacttccaaaaacattcagctttgatattaatgagtttttgggttcattgagaacatggttgttgttcaataataaaattattccacaaaaatacaacttgcctaataattctgcactccctgtaggtaGAGATATATAACGCCATTGGCTCATTTTCAAACATTATACAATAATGCAGTATTTTGTGGTctataataattacaatatggCTTTGcaaatgtatgtacatatgGAGTCAatgagagatatatatataaaattgccGCTTGCTTTTTGCCATATGATACAGGGATACAAGGTAATTGAATCCAAACTGAGCACATCTGCTCCTGTCTGTGTGAATGAAATGAACTGCTTTCTTGTTCTGCAGGTGCATCAGACAAAAAGCATCCTCCTTGATTACAGAGGAGATTAGgtgtttaatgttttaatcattGATATTTACATGAAttagcatctgccaaatgcttggGAATGTTCAAAAGGCGCTGAAAGTTTTCAGGGGCTTCTAAAGCAACATTTAGGTCACATACGGGCCCCAAATGCACAGGGGAACTGGGCCGGGTGGAGCCAAGAACACAACTAGGACACCTTCCTTTCGAATGTAGTCCTCCctctttcctccctccctctccctctccctcattCTCCCCTACATTTATTAGTTCTCTGCCCATTGCGTTCTCCGCTTTCCACCTGTCTGTGTGCCAGAGAGTGAGAGGAAGAGTGCAGGGTCTGGTAGGTGAGCTCTCGTTGTTTTTTACCACTGCAGGACCTCACCAAGTGGAAGAACCGGCGGAGGAGTGTGAACTCTGACATTGTGAAGAAGAAAGAGGAGCGAGAGCAGATTGAGCTCCTCACCAGCAGTGGCAGCCCCAGGAAATCCAAAACCTTTAAAGAGATGCAGGAGGAAAGGTAGAGCTGATTACAGAACCCTctgaaggttgtgtgtgtgtgtgtgtgtgtgtgtggtcatcactggaaatgtgaagaaaagaatgaaaaaggtCTGCTTTTGATAACTGAGGTTATGTTTTTATGGCTAGGTTAAATGTTTGTTATAGTTAATATGCCATATTGGCCCATCTAAAACCATCTACCAGCATTTTTTCCAgacatattttgagaaaaaaatgtctcatattcaggccattacagtaatatattctatttattatgATGGTCCTCTCTGACATGTCGAAGGATAAAATTATCAGTCTTGCATTTCTATTAGTCGCCTGTTTGTGCCAATTATTGATGCTGATTACCTGCATCGGTTCTGTTCACTGGGACACTTCAGGCAGGTTGACATGGCAACCCATATATTGCACCACTGATCAGTGGTTGTGCTCGAGAGACGATAGAGTGTGTAGTCAATGCCTCTTTTCAACGGTGCCAGTGCCCTGTTGATGGTGTAAAAGTGTAATCCAACACCCACCCTCTCACGTTCTGTCTGCAGAGAGATGCGTGAGCAGGGCATCAGCCGCAACCAGTCCACAGATGAGGACGTCTTTGATGAACCAGTGCCCAGACTTAGGAGGATTCCTCCACGCAGCCATACGATTGATAGCCTGTACACCGACCTTGACAAACCCGATTTTTCCTTTGTACCACTTAAGAGAGATGAGGACTACCTGGCACCAGATTGTAAGTCCTTTCCAACAACAGATCAAACCAGTCCAAACACAGAAACCAGCACCAGCTCCTCCACCGGAAGCAGAACCAGTCAGGATGAGGCGAACTGCAACAGTGGACCCACCAGCAGACACAGTTTCAACACCCCCAGCAAGCAGACCAACATTGTGGGACAGAGCAACACCTCTAAGCCAAAGGAGAACACCAGCACTGGCAAAATTGTCCCCGAACCCCTTCAGCCCATCAGCACACAGGCACCAGAGCCCTACTCCGGTTCTTTTTTCAAAGCAGGCACGGTGGACACAAAGCCCAGCGGGACTCAGGTTTCTTCCTACCTCCCCAGGAGCTACCAGAGATCAGATTCCGCTCGCATCACCTCCGTGGTTGCACCTCGGCCTTTCGGCGTTCAGTCCAACCGTATAGCCTCCCTGCCCAGGGCCTTCACTGTAAGTGTTTTGGTTTCTTTATCTTCTGCTACTGTTGTGTTACCTAGAAGGTTTCGACAGCTAATGTGTTAAGAAACAATAAGATCAAGCACTTCCTAAACTCTTTACAACTCATATGAATTATGAATCAGGCGGATTCATGTTCACTGATCttgaagtgcttgtgttttttagGTCCCATATTTCAAAGCACATGTTGTACAGAATCTGGAACATAGCGTTCTTTTTTATTACAAGCAAATGGCgcatttgttaaaaatgtatttttatttaagagCTGAAAAGTGAAGCATTTCACACAATTCTCATATACAAATGCACACCCTGGAAAGCCCCAGGATTCTTCAGCAGCTGTGATGTGACTCACATGGCTCTTTTGCTGCCTGCAGATGGATGAATCATACACCAAGCGCTTCAATGGAGAGGCAGAAAGCTCCAGGAAGCCTGCGGAGCCCAGTCGCTATGCCCCGTTCATGACAGAGGACGAGGCTCGCTCCCAGACCAGTtctgtgcaaagcagcaatgaGGACAGAGacgatgaggatgaggaggagactGCTGCAGTTGGCCAAACAGTAGACGCAGGCCCATCACCCGTCCCACTAGCCCGA belongs to Denticeps clupeoides chromosome 9, fDenClu1.1, whole genome shotgun sequence and includes:
- the lmo7a gene encoding LIM domain only protein 7 isoform X5 translates to MLLHSFRLRAEDMEGSSALSEAQRWIEAVTKKRFASGDFRVALEDGVLLCDLINGIKPGIIKRVNRLSTPIAGLDNVNVFLKACAKLGLKEAQLFHPGDLQDLSTRVIVKRQETNRRLKNVLITLFWLGKKAQIDPVYDGPYLSPRAFEGLLGVTLTEALELSASLRGSIRDSGFADGWYTDRENVCTATRHRREDSLDSLDSVGSRSHSTSSENTLKGSSEGFESDLEADFGIKMTDSKDISYRRSLVITPKATAQFNQFLPSKDKQAGYIPAPLRKKRAERQDDVRTEQASTFSSNNRLEVTPSPSSGRYSQNSLTDVHLQWACDYESGSDSETERPDPDLVLDDLASRRFHSPSPVPPTNFAVPMSPLEATTAPRATWSQVTAPNIQRQTLRYLSSAPQSPERALVEPASRRPASAEVLFYDDSEDDDDEVGYADPVQDDLYTRKVGMALQPTNMAYDKFLPKYWTPEEEAHVQKIKLGSQRRPWYRKIQGFSCKKAGSNNNDSARNVNPWLTSPSPAYFPSATARVRQHPPTPSAAQSPPRTQPHTLPQPGAAPLLVCAPDAFPRPDPSSGPKLFKCEKHRLFGRPHDPYDDAADVLPDLENDDMFARRTNAFHSTVDLQKLDYREYSAPWHRSEPQITIVIQRGSKEYPDIEKDDLVYRKANLQQDQRPLSGAPDIYNAIPVPTPWELPDKLQSRLLCTPCPPTQEAGNEPVQHCASDNMLCRKLGAAHLQASGSHSGSKQSTLSRGPTVPSLVSEEDIAKWQTIREASQLRYKKRLMVERLLQRSSDSDGSKSLSDILTDETPTMMQQVRFEDLQKMRTMIKESEDKWQDDLTKWKNRRRSVNSDIVKKKEEREQIELLTSSGSPRKSKTFKEMQEEREMREQGISRNQSTDEDVFDEPVPRLRRIPPRSHTIDSLYTDLDKPDFSFVPLKRDEDYLAPDCKSFPTTDQTSPNTETSTSSSTGSRTSQDEANCNSGPTSRHSFNTPSKQTNIVGQSNTSKPKENTSTGKIVPEPLQPISTQAPEPYSGSFFKAGTVDTKPSGTQVSSYLPRSYQRSDSARITSVVAPRPFGVQSNRIASLPRAFTMDESYTKRFNGEAESSRKPAEPSRYAPFMTEDEARSQTSSVQSSNEDRDDEDEEETAAVGQTVDAGPSPVPLARVSPQPKAVTTPSPVGDKAQESYSDMRMILNQKPNRGYDFGFQANWDSTGAHVNVIQPGSSAELCHLQVGDEILSVNGHRVADMSYEQWKRCLEEAQKQGNLVMDIRRHGKNNWGRDLPSLPFKSHKTINLTSVDPLGGPDSCFSTNTVANSNSSSETTIKTLDVSNRNIRNQGSNGLNGGFSDELVPMRNKDSEPISLKNLKRRSEFFEQGGSESAISDLQVPSLSTSSNRWSWDPEEERRRQEKWQKEQERLLQEKYKRDQEKLDAEWQKAQQEAMKEGSPYHEEQEQKTLELDSRSISPLSPLSPTPFWDQQEQENEERRRKETEQRRQQEEEKRMKEEQQRLDKERRKREDEQHLQEEKRRKEEEARRLQKQKEEEEERRRLEREKEEELRRQEERDRLQQQDQWRVHSEVDSFSYTPVYSQLSFSHRAKSKSTPALDEAEKPEPKGLYGRQGGMVQYFLEEELKRKKNTQVRRQQAAVELEADRRQILNAMRYRNPERVVSSGLSEGSWSDDTQKKNQSHSQAELERQQILQEMKKKTQLLTDSSWIRQRETAAAKEPITLTGSMRRGESLDNLDMPRSSWRTSWTPGSTSSIPDYSRPYSTLSGSTSYGGSQRPVSVTLPTSQSMNSLRQSWSPSSSSTTNHLPDSRTQPSAPSQQQRNSALTASRTLVDQRLGPKSEYETSSSTATLATCDSKVGSPPPCDLPALELIEEETALAKEP